Below is a window of Herminiimonas arsenicoxydans DNA.
ATGCTGGAAGCGGCGGCACAACAAGCCGAAATGCAAACCCAGGCTGCGCAAGCCGCACAGATCAAGGCTGCACAAGCGGTCGAGTTGGCCAGGGCAGAACGCACGCGCGCCGATCTCGAACAGAAGGCAATGAATGCAATCGAGGAAAAATTGCAGGCCGAGCAGCAGCGTCTTGCCGGTGCCGCCCTCATGTTGCAGGCTACACAGGAAAAAATTGCAGCAGAAAAAGCAGCATTGCTGGCATCCGAACAAAGAGCGCGCGCCGAGCAGGAACAGGCCGAAATTCTGCGTAGCAGAGCGCAGGCACAGGAAGCCTTGCGGCATGCAACGGAAGGCGTCTCCAGTGCGGAAAAGGAATTGCTGGAAACGGAAATGCAGCAGGCCGAAGCACAAAGAGTCTTGATGGAAGCTGCTGAACGCAAAGCGCTGGAAGCACGCGAACTGGCGCACGTCGAAGAGCAGCGTGCGCTTGCCGAGCAGCGCGCATTGGAACTGCTGGAAGAGCAGCAAGTGCTGGAACAGCAGCGTCTGGAGGCGAGTGAAATCGCTTTGAGCGCAATCGAGGAAAAATTGCAGGCCGAGCAAAAAGCCTGCAACGAAGCGGAACAGTGCGCCATCACCGAACTGGAATTGGCGGAAGTTTCCAAACAGCGTCTGGCGGCTGCCGCCGAAGCAAGGGCGATGCAGGAGGCGCAATTGGCAGCGGAACGCGCAGCCCTGAACGCTGCCGAAGAGCAGGCAAAAACTGCAGCAGCAGCGCTGGAATTGTCGAAGGCGGGGCAGGTCGAAGCAGAACAAATCGCCCGCGATTTGCTGGCCCGTATCAGCGACCGCGGTGAGCAGCATGACGAGTGGCGTCTGCGCGCCGCTGCCGTGCTGGCCGAATCGGGTGCTGCGGTGTCGCACAAAAACAGATCCGGTGTCCGCATGTGGACATCGATAGCAGCCGGTCTGGCATTGTTTGTCGGTGTGGCAGGCTGGAATATGCAGTCGGACGTGATGCATATGTTTGCACCGCATGCAGGCAAGTCGGCCGCGGCGATTGCGAAAGCATCATCCGGCTCCTTAATCGTGACCGCGCCGGCGACGCTGCAAATATCGTATGCGCTGACCAGTGCTCCCACCGCTGCCGCCGATGATGTGCATGCGCCTGAAGCAAGATAACTTTTTGTAATCAGTCCTTTTGTCTTATGCGCACAGCCTGAGCAGGCTGTGCTTTCGAGTGCGTCTCATGTCGAAATGTCATTTCAATATGAGCGATCTGCTTGCCGTAATCAGCGTAATCCCGGAAAATCCCGCCCTGGACACGCATCGACCGTACCGTGTGCGCAGCGCCGCTTAGGCGTCTCTCCTTTAAAACGTAGCCGTACCGCCACATCGCCATGCAGCAATCGGTTGGGGAAGGCATACGGTTTGTCGTACTATATCGGCTGTGCGCAGTTATCTCATCACCATAACAAGGAAAACCATGCTCTTCGCGTCACGTCACACCTTCAATTCAGGCTTACGTTACGTGTGGAGCCGGGCCCTGATTCTGTCTCTGGCAGGCTTGTGCGCTTTTCCGGTCATGGCAGATGAACTTTCCGATGTTTCGCAACTGCTGCGTGCCGGGCAGCATGGCGCAGCACTGGCGAAAGCCGATGCATTCCTGAACAGGAATCCGCGCGATGCGCAAATGCGCTTCCTGAAAGGCGTGATTCTGACCGAGCAGAATAAATCTGCCGAAGCGATCACGATTTTCAGCAAGCTGACGGACGATTATCCAACTCTGCCGGAACCCTACAATAATCTGGCAGTGCTGTATGCATCCAGCGGTCAGTATGAAAAAGCGCGTACTGCGCTGGATATGGCGATACGCACCAATCCAACCTACGCCACCGCCTATGAAAACCTGGGTGATGTGCATGCAAAGCTGGCCAGCCAGGCTTATGACAAGGCGCTGCAACTGGACAACAGCAATGTCGGCGCCAAATCCAAATTGACGATGGTGCGTACTTTGGTAGGCAATACAAGCGGCGGCACCAATCCAAAAGTGGCGGTGGTCGCTGCTGCGCCAACGGCGCCGGCGAAAGTCGAAGCCAGGCCTGAGCCTAAAGTCGAGCCCAAGCCGGTAGTCAGGGAAGCGCCGAAAGCCGAAGTGAAAGCGGAGGCCAAGCCCGAGATAAAAGCGGAAGTGAAAGCCGACCCTAAGGCTGCACAAAAACAAGCGCAAAAACTGGAAGCCGAAGCCAAGCGTGAAGCGAAGGCCAAAGCCCATGCCGCCGAAGCTGCCGAACGCGATCAGGTGATGAATGCGGTGAATGCCTGGGCCAAGGCATGGAGTGCGCGTGACGTGAAGGCTTATCTGAATGCCTACGCCAATGATTTCGACTTGCCTGCCGGTCAATCACGCAAGACGTGGACGGATGAGCGTCGTGCCCGTATTGAAGACAAGGCACGTATCAGTGTAAAAATCGAAACACCGCAAGTCAGCTTGAACGGCAATACTGCGACGGTGAAATTTCGCCAGATTTATGACTCGGACCGCACCAAGGCGAACAGCCGCAAAACATTGGTGATGGTCAAGCAATCGGGGAAATGGCACATCAAGCAGGAGCGTGCGGGTAGCTGATGACTGGTTTGCACATAAAGTTGCGGTTAATCGCACGTCGTATGGGATGTTGGACAGGTGCAGCAGCTTTAGGCTTACTGATTGCCGGTGCTGCTGCCTGGCCGCTGCCATCTTTTGCCAGCGGCAGCAAGCCCGGTATACCGGCGCGGCTGGATCCTGAAGTCATGCTGATCGATGTCTACAAGGCATTGGCAGCGAATCGCCTGCGCGATGCACAGGCAAAAGCCGATGCGCTGGTAGCCGCCTATCCGACCTTCCGGCTTGGTCATCTGGTGCGCGGCGATTTGCTGTTGCTGCATACGCAACCGATCAAAACCTTCGGCGCAGCATCCAATGCGCCGGCTGAAAAGCTCAATAATCTGCGCGCTGAAGCGATCGTGCGTCTGAAGTCTCTGCGCGAACGCCCCGATCCGAATCTGATTCCGCGCGTGTTCCTGCAAATGCGTGCCGACCAGAAGAAGCTGCTGCTGGTCGATGCCAAACGTTCGCGTCTGTATGTGTACGAGCGTAGTAAAGATCAGGTGAAACTGGTCAGTGATTACTACGTCAGCCAGGGCAAACTGGGCGTGGACAAGCTCAAGGAAGGTGATCAAAAGACGCCGCTGGGCGTGTATTACATTACCGCCAGGCTGGATGGTGCGCGTCTGCCAGAATTTTACGGGCCGGGCGCTTTGCCTATCAATTATCCGAATGAATGGGACAAGGCCAACGGTCGCGGCGGTTCCGGCATCTGGCTGCATGGCACGCCGTCGGACAGTTACAGTCGTCCACCCTTGTCGTCGGACGGTTGCGTCGTATTGACGAATCCCGATTTGAAGGAATTGTCTGCGTCGGTGGAAATAGGCAATACACCCGTTATCATCAGCGAAGATCTCAAATTCGTCAGCAAGGAAAAATGGGAAGCAGATCGTCTCAGCGCGAACAAAATGCTGGAAGCCTGGCGTCTCGATATAGAAAGTACAGATCCGGATCGCTTGCGTCGGCACTACTCGCGCAGTTTCAAGGCGGCACGCGGGCAGAACCTGGATGGCTGGCTGACTAAAATTCAGCAATCGACTTTGGGTGCGCGCAAGATCAATGTCGAACTGCGCGACGTGACATTGTTCCGCTATCCCGACCAGAAAGATCAGAAGGAATTGATCGTTGCCGCGTTTACCCAGGAAGCCTTGATCGGCAAGGGAAAGCACATTACACGCAAGCGCCAGTACTGGGCCAGGGAAGGCGCGCAATGGAAGATCGTGTCCGAGGTTAATCTGCAGTAATCCGTCGCAAGTTTGCACTGCATTCCATCTGTGATGGCCGCCATTTTTCCTGACAAAAAACATGCGGTTTGCAGTGCAAATTATTCGACCTTCATCCCGTATAAAACGTTTTTCATCCACCTTCCCTGCAGGTGCACTCTTCATACTTCTTTACAATTGTAAAAGACTATTTCTCTCGTGGATTTTGCGTACACGATCTATATAGTGATTCCATGCCCTGGCGATTCATGAAACCAAATCTGGTTTTCGCTACGGTGAAAAGGAGTCAATCATGCTGCACAAAAAATGGATGAGCATTGCCTTGCTGGCGACCGCTGCAGTTTCAACAACGGCGATATCGACCACTGCGTTTGCGGACAATCGCGGTGTCAACACGGCATTGGGTGCAGTAGTTGGCGCTGTCATTGGCAATAGTGTCGGCGGTCAGGATGCAGCGATTATAGGTGGCGTGCTGGGTGCAGTGGTTGGTGCCAGTGCCTCGGGACATGACGACCGTTATTACGGCCGTCGTCAGGCGCAAGTCTATTATCAGCCGCAGCCTGTTTATTATCAGCCAGCTCCGGTGCGTGCGAGACCGTATTACCGCGATGGCTATGCCGGTCGTAACGACTACCGTGATCGCTATCATCAGGATGTGCGTCGCGTCGATTACGAACGTTACGATCGCAATCAATATCGTCGCTAGGAAATGACGCAGGATGTTGACAGTCTGGTTGCGTTGGCGCCAAGAGGAATATTCTGCGTGGAGCAATAAGCGTCATTAGCTAAAAGTTATTACGCAATTTGGCAGTATTGAAGGACGAAGAGAGAGTCAGTAATGAAGCCTTGTGTGAACGCAGCGGGATGCGTTTTCTCTCTTCAGCAGTAATCCCGAGAAAGGCTGTTGCAATGAAAAAATCAACATCAGGTATGGTGAAACGTCTAGTTCTTGCGCTGGCAGGTTTGGCTGCCCTTGGCGGATGTGCCGTTGTACCGTATAACGCCGGCTACTACGATCAATCTGGTTATTATGGCGGCCCGGCAGTGTATGCAGCGCCCCCTGCTGTCTATGTGGCGCCGGCTGTCAGTTTCGGCTTCGAGTACAGGGCGAATCGCGGATATTACGGTCCGCGTCATTATGGTCATCGCGGCTGGAGATAAGCGATGTATCGGTATCAATAAAAATGGCTAGTCGGATCGACTAGCCATTTTTGTATGCGCTTGATTAAAAATCAGCGGTCATAATCGCGATATTCACGGTGTCCGCGTTGATAGCCGTAGCGATGATCGTGCAGGCGTTGTCTCTCCCGGTAACTGTAAACAACTACCGGTGCGGGCGCATAATACACTGGCGGCGGTTGGTATGCCGGTATGGCATTGCCGTAAATAACCGGCGGTGCGTAGTAATTGGAGTAGTTGTTGTAGGCAGGTGCCGGCGCGTAATATACCGGCGCTGGCGGATAAAAACCGCCTACGCCGACGTTGACCGACCAGTTCACGCCACCAGCGATGGCACCTGTTCCAGCAAGCGTCAGGACGGTTGCCAAACCGCAAAGCGTTATCAATTTTTTCATGGTGATCTCACACTAATAATGCTTGTATTTAACGCCAAATAATCATGTGCTGCCACTGCTAATTCGTAACATTGTGTATCGCTTGACGAATGAGCAATAGCGCCGGAAGGTAGTATGACGTGCTCTTCGACAAAGTAGCAGACAGGCTGGTTTATTTGGGGTCAGTAGCCACCAGCAGGCTGCAGCGAATTTTCTCCACCAGTAAGGCATCGGTTGCACCGCGCCACCAGCGCATGGCCAGCGATTGATGCCGCGAATGGCCGACTATGACCAGCTCGATTCCCAGCTGATCGACCAGTTCGGCAATGGTCGGCACCGGTTCACCGACTTCGATATGGGTTTGTACTTTGAGGCCGGCTTCGCGCAGGCAGGCGCAGCCATCGTTCAAGTCATGCTCCATTTTCTCTTTCTCGGCCTGAATTTCTTCTTCAATGCCGAGCATGGAGACCATCGCGTATTCGCCAATAACCACCGATGGCGGCGGATTGACGACAGCGAGCAGATGGATTTCGGTGGAAGGATCGGGCCCCAGACGTATGCATTCCTGCAAGGCGGAACGACTTTCAGGTGTGCCATTGTAAGCGACCAGAATTTTACGATACATAGACCCTCCCGATGTGCGATGGCACGTCATTAGTATAGCGCTAACGGCGGAACCGGCAAGCCATGTGAAGTGGCTGCGGCTGGAACATCTGTAGGGTCAGGGCATAGGCGGCTTCAGGTCGCTGATTTCAGGTGGCTGAAGGTCAGCGCGGTCAGCAGGACGCCGATGGCGCCGACGGCAATGACTGGTCCGGTGCCGAAATGCCCGAGGGCCAGCCCGGCAGCTCCCACGCCTGCCGATTGGCCGAGGAAAAAGCAGGCCGCAAATGCAGAAACAGCGGCACCGCGTCGTTCCGGTGCCATTTGCGTGGCATTCATTTGCAGCGTGTTGTGCAGCATGTAAAAGCCCATCCCCGCAGCGAAACAGGCAGGGATGGCCCACTGCCAGCTTGGCGCCAGCCCTATCGTGAGGAAGGATGTCGCGACGATGATTCCGCCCCAGCGCGTCAAGCCTTTTTCACCGAGCTTGCGCACCAGTCGACGCGAGGTGCCGGCATAGAGCAGGCCTCCGAGGCTGAATAACATCACCAGAGAGGCGGCATTCGTCAGTGACAGATGGTGTATGCGGTGCAGATGCGAGGCGATAAATGCAAACGCGCCGTACAGGAATCCGCCTTCCAGGAATACGGTAACCAATACGACGCGGGCCCACGGCAGGGATAATATCTGACCGAATTCATTGACCATCCGACGTAATGCAGACCCTTCTGCCTTGTGCGTGGTCATAGCGTAGGCGGGAAGACGGCGGTTGAAGGAAAAGAGTGTCAGGGCGATCAATACAAAACAGAGTGAAATACCGAAAAACGGGACCCGCCAGCTGAAATAATCGGCGGCCAAACCGCCGAACAGAACACCGGTAGATATGCCCACGATCTGACCGATAAGAAATTGCGCGAGCACCGGCTGTCTCCGGTCATAAGGCACTACATCGCCTATCCATGCCATGGACAGCGGCACGATAGCGGCTGCCGTTGCGCCGGCCAGCAGGCGAGCGACGATCAGCAAGGGATAGTTGGGTGCCAGTGCACACAGGAGTGCGGTGAGGGTGCATGCCACGCAGGCCCAGGCAATCACAAGGTACTTTCCGAAACGGTCGCCCAAGGGGCCGAAAAACAGCTGCGAAAAGCCGTATGCAATCGAAAATGCGGTAATGACGTAGGAAACGCTTCCCAGAGAAATATCGAATTCCTGCGCCAGTCTGGGTAGCAAGGGATCGGTTACGCGTAGCGATACGGCACTGGCGAAAGCTGCAAGCGACAGGGCAGGAATGGCAAGCGATGGAATTGGAGAAGAGGATTGCGCGGCTGCTTGGTCTGCGGACATGGAAGCTATATAAATGAATGCGGGTAGCAAAGCGTACAACAAATCGGCAAAACGTATTTCCCATCCAACATGGTTGTCTGTACCCAGGCGACATTCTCCAGTATGAATGCGCCATTCAGGGCCCTGGCTTCGCTTTTTCCTACAAGTAATCGGGGCGCTGTCCTATATTATCCAATTCATAACGCAGATACGATTCTACTCAAGCCGCCACGGTCATATTGATGCAATTGACTGACATGAGACGGCAGCAGTCTGGAGTCGGAGTGTTCTGAATATCATCGAACCGAAGTATAAAAATCAGAGGTGAATTATGTCTATCCTCCAAACGACTTTGCAAGATGCTTCCACTCTTTTCAAAAGCCGTGTGACAGTCGAGTGGCCTGCTTATGTCAAGGCTTGCCATGAAATTGCCAAAAAAAAATCTGATCCGGTAGAGATGGCTTTGCGGCAAAAACGTAACCAGGCATTGCAATACCTGTGCAATAAAACACCTGTGACCGGCCCTGCCTATAGCCTTACCGAACCGCGCATTTTTACGCCTCAATTTGTTTCCGAGTTGAGTGTGACGAATTCTAGATGGCGTGCCAAGCGCAATCCATGGGTGGCCTCGATGCTGAAAGACATGCGCGACAAGAGTGTCTGGCCATTGGCGGCAGACAGAAAAAACGTTCGGACCCTCGAGCCGCATAATGTTGTGCATTGGCCGAGCACCGTTAGCGAGTCAGTCTGATCATCTGCATGAGATGAAACTTCGCTCCAGAATTGAAAGTGATGCCATGAAACGCCTTTACACTTTATGTCTATGCACGATTGCCGCGATGGGCTCCCTGTTTGTGATTTTTAATCCGATCGCGGTATCGGCAGAAACCAGCCAGAATGACATGGCCGAGCAAGCGCAAATTACCACTCTGGTGACGATGGCGATTCCGCCGTACAAGTGGTAGCAGTCGCTGAACAAGCCGCTGTCAGGTTGAACAAGACCTGACAGCGGCTGATGACAGCAAAAAAAATCAGACGCCCATTGCTGTGCGTCTGATTTTTTGTATGTGGCCCTCGTAGGGCTGAAAGCGTCACCTGTTTATTGGAGGCGTATTTCCCCATCAAATACAATATGCAGCTTGATGCCTTCAATCTCCAGCGTGACTTTTGCCGGAAACGATTCGTCGCCCTTGATGCGTCCTTCTGCAATGGCTTTTTCCACCGCTTTTTCGATGGCATTCTGGGAACTGACGCCCACCATTTTCAGGAATTTTCGCATACTGAGATTGAAATTTTCTTCGTCCATCTTGGGCTCCTGTCTGATGTGAAATGTTTGCGAGATGAAAGGATGTTTCGCATGCCGCCGTCGTTCACCCTCAGTAGATCATAACGAATTTCAGCTCCATATGACAGCTAAAAGCCGGCGTATCGCGCAGGCTGATCAAACAGCCCATTGCTCCAGGCGGTAAGCCGCATCCCAGAACATCCATTCCAGTTTTGCTGCATGCGTGTAAGCGGCATGCATGTCACGGCGCGTCTCTGCGCTGGCCACGCTTGCCACACGGTCTACCGTTTGAATGACACCCCGTACAGCAGCATGAAATTCTTCTCCGGCATAGGTAGCGATCCATGCATCGTAAGGATTGTTTTTCGCGGCCCGTGCAAGTATGTCGCGACCTATTTCTGCATAAATCCAGAAGCATGGCAGCAGGGCAGCCAGCGCGACCGGATATGAAGCGCTCCATGACGTCGCAACCAGATAGTTGCAGTAATGATGCGTGGTTGGAGAAAGCGGCGTGGCGGAAAAGGTCGCAGGACTGACATTGAATTGCTCCATGAAGTCCGCATGCAGACTGCGCTCGACAATGATGGCAGTGCGCGCAGCTTCTGAAAATTGTGCGACTTCATCGCTGTTGTCCGCCTTGCCTGCAGCCACTGCGAGGGCGCGGCCGAAGGCGACCAGATAATGCGCATCCTGAATCATGTAATGACGGAAGCGTTCCTGGCTCAGGGTGCCGTCAGCAAGCTCCTGATTGAAAGGCATGGTGCGTATGGTTTCAAACAGGGCGGAATTTTCTTTCCAGATTTCAGCAGTAAAAGACATCGTGTTCCTTTAATGAGGGTGGCAGGCCGCTATATGCAGGCGGCCTTGGATTCATGGGTAGTCGAGAGGTGTGTAAACGTGATCGAAAAATGCACGCTCCAGCGCTACTGCGCGCCCGAACATGGCAGCGCAGCGCGCCTGATCCTGTGCATCCAGCAGCGGGCCGGTGCGATCGAGTTCGGCGCGCAGCCAGCCGATGAATTCGGCGAAGGCCGGATTGTTGTGCAGCGTAATCCATTCTGCATGGATGAAGCGTTCCGGCAAGGCGGCGCCTGGACGATCGGCCCAGCTCAGGTACAGCCATTCGGCAACGACCAGCACCGACAGGCACAAGGGATAGATCCGGCTCTCCGCAGATTCCGCCATCAAGTCTTGAAAAGCCCTGGTCGGCGCAGTCAGCGGCGGCGTTGTGCGGTATTTTTCAGACAGGCCCAATTCATCGAAAGCGCGCAGGAAGTAGGTATTTTCATCGCTGGTGATCATCGCGGCAAAGCGGGAGAAGCGCACGCGGGATGTGAAAAGATCGGCGCTGGCGATGGCGGCGCCGAGCAGCGCGACGAAGCGATCGATGAATTGATAATCCTGCACCAGATAATGTTGCAGCACATTGTCGGCAACCGTGCCGGCAAATAATTCATCGATGAAACGGTGATGGATGGCAGCATCCCAGTCGACCTGATTTTGCTCACGCAACCATTCGGTAAAGGTGCTGGCAGTATTGGTTCGCGTACTGAAGGTATTGGTCATGAAAAATCTCGAAAATCTACGGGTAATGGCGGATCATTGTCAGGGTTCGCGCGGGACGAATTCTACAATGGAGGATATTTTTTTGCGTTGATGACGAGCTTGTCTTGAATCGCGGCATTCAGATCGACCTTCAGTACGGAGGCCAGACGTATCAGATACAAGGCAACATCGGCCAGCTCCTGCCGTACGTGTTGCGCCGTTTCCGGTGCCTGCGCGACCAGCCATGATTCCTCTTCAGTGCGCCACTGAAAAATTTCCACCAATTCGCCAACTTCTCCGGTCAGGGCCATCGCCAGATTTTTGGGGGAATGGAATTGCTGCCAGTCGCGTGCATCGGCAAATTTTTTCAGCACGTCTTCCAGTGCTTTGGTATCGAGCAGGGTATGAGGCATGTGTATCGACGAGTAAATGCAGACTTTGCATATGATAGCCGCAATGTCGGTGCCCGGGGTTTGTGCACCCTCGTGCCCTGGCTAGGTGAAGTCCACAATTTACCGTTTTTTAACCTGTTTTATAGTGCTCGAAAGCTTCAGTGGCGCATGCCGCATGGCGTCGCAAGACTATCCGTATCAAACGATATTCATCAGCAGTCGTTTGAACTTACATGAATTCAGAGTTACTAAAAGGAAGAACAATGAACAAGTCTTTATTCGCCGCAATTTTGCTGGCCCTGTCGCTGGCTGCCTGCAGTTCCGAAAAAACGGAAGCGACTGTACCTGCAGCATCCGAGGCTGCGCCCGCAACTGCGACCGATGCAGCGCCGTTAAGCGCTGAAGATGCTGAAAAAGAAAAAATCCGCAAGCAGAACGAAGCTGCTGAAGCTGCCTTGTCCGGACATTGATATCGCGCAGTGTTGCAAGCTTTAAAAGCCGTCACTAGTGACGGCTTTTTTATTGGCCCAACAGGATATGGCATTAAGAAATGCGGTGATCAGCCTTGTGGAGTGCTTGTGATCTGGTGGCAGTAGGTCACCAGAGGGGGGCGGCGACTCGACGGGACAGACGCCACACTGCCAGTTTCCCGGTACTGCATAATTGATGAAGGTAGGATAGCGCAGCTTGAGACTCGCCATGATTTCCCTGAATTCTTCCAGTGTTTTTCCCCCGCCCAGGCGTGGATTGCGCTCCTTCTCCGTGCAATTGAAGAGGTCCGACGACCTTTGTAGTCATGTGCCGGATACACCAGCGCGTCGTCCGGCAGGGTAAACAGTTTTTCCTGCACGCTCTTGTACAAGGCATCGGTATCGCCGTGCCGAAAATCGGTACGGCCGCAGGTTTCTATCAGCAAGGCATCGCCGGTAAAAATTCTATCGTCGAACAGATAGGTGAAATGTCCGTCCGGGTATCCCGGAGCATGCAGTGCTTGCAGGACGCTGCTGCCGATTTACAGCGGCGTTCCTTCTTCAATCCCGATATCGGCGCAGGGAATCGATCATATGCCGGCATGGCAGGATGCCGCCTCCTGCTCCACATAAGCTCGTGACAAGCCTATGGATGCCCCAAAACGGGACTAAATAGCATGCGGCTTTCTTTTACGATTGACGGATATTCGTTCCAGAAGCTCGAACACGAGCATGCCGGCTATCATCGCAACGAAGAACAGCAAAGGTTTTGCGCCACCCTGGGCAAGTGATACCAGGGCTGGCCCCGGGCAATATCCAGCCAATCCCCAACCGACGCCAAAGGTCAAGCCGCCGAGCACAAGCCGGCGGTCAATCTTCGTGGCTGTCGGCAGATGGATTGCTTCGCCCAGCAGCGATCGCTGCCACTTGTTTGCGAACGGAAATGCCAGTGAGCCTACTAGCAGTGCGCCACCCATGACAAATGCAAGCGACGGGTCCCAGTTTCCAGCCAGGTCCAGAAATCCAAGTACTTTGGATGGGTTTGCCATGCCTGACACAATCAGACCAAGACCAAATACCAGACCGGCCACTAACGACATCAGTAATTTCATCTCATTCTCCTCAGGTAAATGCGTGACGCACAAGATAGACGGTCACAAACCCGGCAAACATAAAAGCCAGCGTCGCCACCATCGAGCGCGGCGAGCGGCGAGACAGGCCGCATATGCCATGTCCGCTGGTACAACCCGACCCGTAACGGGTGCCTATGCCCACCAGCAGTCCGGCGATAATGAGTACCGGCGTGCTGGTATCGACGCGCACGACGGGGAGCGGGAATGCCAGGCCATAGACAAATGGTGCACACACCATGCCGGCGATGAAGGCAAGGCGCCATCCAATGTCGCCGTTGGAGGGCCTGAACAGGCCGCCAACTATGCCACTGATACCGACTATTCTGCCGTTGAAGAACAGGAATAACGTAGCCGACACGCCAATCAGCAAACCGCCGACAAGTGAGATCCATGGTGTGAAGTGAACCCAGTCAATCGTCATCTCATTTCTCCTCATCCTTGGGACAGTACAATTGGTACAGCACTTGCAGCACGGCCAGCGCTTCCGGGCTGGCGATGCTGTAGAAAATCTGCTTGCCTTCGCGACGCGTGTTTACCACCATTTCTTCTCGCAATACGGATAATTGCTGCGACAGCGTCGGTTGGCGAATACCGGTCATCGTTTCCAGCTCTCCGACCGAATATTCGCCTTGCGTCATCTGGCATAGCAGGAGCAGGCGGTCAGAGTTGGCAAGAATCTTCAGCAGGCCGCAGGCCTGCACAGCAGAGGCCTGGAGTTTTACTAATTCAATTTGATTTGGATAGGTCATGTGAAATCGGGAAAAGTAACGCTTTACACTAAAAACATATACTATCATAATATATAAAAATATATATTGATTGCACAAAGGCGGCAGCCTTTTTTCTTTGACCTGGTCAGGAGCCATTATGATTTTCAGACAACTCTTCGAACCGCTGTCCAGCACCTATACCTATTTGCTGGCTGACGAACAAACCGGTCGGGCCATTCTCATCGACCCGGTCGTTTCTACCATGGACCGCGATTTGGCCGAAGTCCGCCGCCTCGGCTTGACGCTTGCCTACACTATCGATACGCATATTCATGCTGACCATGTCACTGCAGCGCTCGAGCTCAAGCGGGCGGTTGGCAGCAAGATTGCTGCGCCGGCACATGATCGCCTACCATGCATAGACCTCGGTATCGAGGAAGGTAAGCCGTTTCAGGTCGACGGCATCACGCTGCAACCACTTCATA
It encodes the following:
- a CDS encoding conserved hypothetical protein; putative exported protein (Evidence 4 : Homologs of previously reported genes of unknown function), translated to MTGLHIKLRLIARRMGCWTGAAALGLLIAGAAAWPLPSFASGSKPGIPARLDPEVMLIDVYKALAANRLRDAQAKADALVAAYPTFRLGHLVRGDLLLLHTQPIKTFGAASNAPAEKLNNLRAEAIVRLKSLRERPDPNLIPRVFLQMRADQKKLLLVDAKRSRLYVYERSKDQVKLVSDYYVSQGKLGVDKLKEGDQKTPLGVYYITARLDGARLPEFYGPGALPINYPNEWDKANGRGGSGIWLHGTPSDSYSRPPLSSDGCVVLTNPDLKELSASVEIGNTPVIISEDLKFVSKEKWEADRLSANKMLEAWRLDIESTDPDRLRRHYSRSFKAARGQNLDGWLTKIQQSTLGARKINVELRDVTLFRYPDQKDQKELIVAAFTQEALIGKGKHITRKRQYWAREGAQWKIVSEVNLQ
- a CDS encoding conserved hypothetical protein; putative exported protein (Evidence 4 : Homologs of previously reported genes of unknown function) produces the protein MKKLITLCGLATVLTLAGTGAIAGGVNWSVNVGVGGFYPPAPVYYAPAPAYNNYSNYYAPPVIYGNAIPAYQPPPVYYAPAPVVVYSYRERQRLHDHRYGYQRGHREYRDYDR
- a CDS encoding conserved hypothetical protein; putative exported protein (Evidence 4 : Homologs of previously reported genes of unknown function); its protein translation is MKKSTSGMVKRLVLALAGLAALGGCAVVPYNAGYYDQSGYYGGPAVYAAPPAVYVAPAVSFGFEYRANRGYYGPRHYGHRGWR
- a CDS encoding hypothetical protein; putative exported protein (Evidence 5 : No homology to any previously reported sequences), translating into MLHKKWMSIALLATAAVSTTAISTTAFADNRGVNTALGAVVGAVIGNSVGGQDAAIIGGVLGAVVGASASGHDDRYYGRRQAQVYYQPQPVYYQPAPVRARPYYRDGYAGRNDYRDRYHQDVRRVDYERYDRNQYRR
- a CDS encoding putative Universal stress protein family UspA (Evidence 3 : Function proposed based on presence of conserved amino acid motif, structural feature or limited homology; Product type cp : cell process); translated protein: MYRKILVAYNGTPESRSALQECIRLGPDPSTEIHLLAVVNPPPSVVIGEYAMVSMLGIEEEIQAEKEKMEHDLNDGCACLREAGLKVQTHIEVGEPVPTIAELVDQLGIELVIVGHSRHQSLAMRWWRGATDALLVEKIRCSLLVATDPK
- a CDS encoding Conserved hypothetical protein; putative exported protein; TPR repeat (Evidence 4 : Homologs of previously reported genes of unknown function), coding for MLFASRHTFNSGLRYVWSRALILSLAGLCAFPVMADELSDVSQLLRAGQHGAALAKADAFLNRNPRDAQMRFLKGVILTEQNKSAEAITIFSKLTDDYPTLPEPYNNLAVLYASSGQYEKARTALDMAIRTNPTYATAYENLGDVHAKLASQAYDKALQLDNSNVGAKSKLTMVRTLVGNTSGGTNPKVAVVAAAPTAPAKVEARPEPKVEPKPVVREAPKAEVKAEAKPEIKAEVKADPKAAQKQAQKLEAEAKREAKAKAHAAEAAERDQVMNAVNAWAKAWSARDVKAYLNAYANDFDLPAGQSRKTWTDERRARIEDKARISVKIETPQVSLNGNTATVKFRQIYDSDRTKANSRKTLVMVKQSGKWHIKQERAGS